A genome region from Nocardia sp. NBC_00565 includes the following:
- a CDS encoding IS256 family transposase: MMTTLDAVMRKKKPVEASAEELAAQELVRMAKEQGLSLTGPNGLLKQFTKTVLETALNEEMTEHLGFDKGQAPTERETTNVRNGTRSKTVLTEATGHVPIEVPRDRDGTFEPQIVKKRQRRLTGVDEIVLSLYAKGLTTGEISAHFAEIYGALVSKETVSRITDKVVAEMQEWSCRPLDETYVAVFIDAIVVKVRDGQVANRPIYAAIGVTVNGEKDILGLWAGTGGEGAKFWLSVLTDIRNRGVKDVFFLVCDGLKGLPDAVGNVWPLATVQTCIIHLIRNTFRLAGRQHWDALRRDVKPIYTAPNAAAARAALDDFTERWGTKYIAIVRLWENAWEEFIPFLDYDIEIRRVICSTNAIESLNARYRRAIKARGHFPTEQAALKCLYLVTRSLDPTGAGRARWTMRWKPAVNAFAITFADRWPDAQTY, encoded by the coding sequence GTGATGACGACACTTGATGCCGTGATGAGGAAGAAGAAGCCGGTGGAGGCTTCGGCGGAGGAGTTGGCCGCCCAGGAGTTGGTCCGGATGGCTAAGGAGCAAGGCTTATCGCTGACCGGGCCGAACGGGTTGCTCAAACAGTTCACCAAGACCGTCCTGGAAACCGCGTTGAACGAGGAGATGACCGAGCACCTCGGCTTCGACAAGGGCCAAGCCCCGACCGAGCGGGAAACGACCAATGTGCGCAACGGGACCCGGTCGAAGACGGTGCTGACAGAGGCGACCGGTCACGTCCCGATCGAGGTGCCCCGCGATCGTGACGGGACCTTCGAGCCGCAGATCGTCAAGAAGCGCCAGCGCCGGTTGACCGGCGTGGATGAGATCGTGTTGTCGCTGTATGCGAAAGGCCTTACCACCGGAGAGATTTCGGCGCATTTCGCTGAGATCTATGGTGCGTTGGTGTCGAAGGAGACGGTGTCCCGGATCACCGACAAGGTGGTCGCGGAGATGCAGGAGTGGTCGTGCCGGCCGCTGGATGAAACCTACGTGGCCGTGTTCATCGATGCCATCGTTGTGAAGGTTCGCGATGGTCAGGTGGCCAACCGGCCGATCTATGCCGCGATCGGGGTCACCGTCAACGGTGAGAAAGACATTCTGGGGTTGTGGGCCGGCACCGGCGGTGAAGGCGCGAAGTTCTGGCTCAGCGTGCTCACCGATATCCGCAACCGTGGCGTGAAAGATGTGTTCTTCCTGGTCTGCGACGGATTGAAAGGGCTGCCCGACGCGGTCGGGAACGTGTGGCCGCTGGCGACGGTTCAGACGTGCATCATCCATCTCATTCGCAACACGTTCCGGCTGGCGGGCCGTCAGCATTGGGATGCGTTGCGCCGGGATGTGAAGCCGATCTACACCGCACCCAACGCTGCCGCGGCACGAGCAGCGCTCGACGACTTCACCGAGCGTTGGGGCACGAAATATATTGCGATCGTGCGTCTTTGGGAGAATGCGTGGGAAGAGTTCATTCCCTTCCTCGACTACGACATCGAAATACGCCGTGTGATCTGCTCCACCAACGCGATCGAATCCTTGAACGCCCGCTACCGGCGTGCGATCAAAGCCCGCGGGCATTTCCCCACCGAGCAAGCCGCCCTGAAATGCCTGTATCTGGTCACCCGGTCACTGGACCCGACAGGGGCGGGTCGGGCACGATGGACCATGCGCTGGAAACCAGCTGTCAACGCTTTCGCGATCACCTTCGCCGACCGCTGGCCCGACGCCCAAACCTACTGA
- a CDS encoding ISAzo13 family transposase, protein MGDFMVTEAELAAKFSVVLPHLDERQRRLVLGAEARMLGRGGGRVVARAARVREATVSRGVSELESGAPPLGRVRQPGGGRKRVDDLDPGLVPALLALVEPDERGDPESPLRWTTRSTRNLAAVLCDQGHQVCADVVAGLLREQGFSLQANAKTLEGKQNPDRDAQFRYINDQVKAHQVAGEPVVSVDTKKKELIGQFANAGGEWRPKGDPVQVNTHDFPSSAVGKAIPYGIYDPTANTGWVNVGTDHDTATFAVASLRRWWVSVGATAYPEATHLLITADAGGSNSYRTRAWKTELAALAAEIGLQITVCHFPPGTSKWNAIEHRLFSHISTNWRGRPLTSHDVVINTIAATRTRTGLSVGAQLDAGTYPTGVTVSDAQLAAIPITRHDWHGEWNYTINPEPLTPTAESGTSDNTATATGRQRDDLLWLHAPELTGLPPGQLAQLVTALTPKDQAGRRAQANGRHPATSLADRVAITLQKQRFSTPLTVLAELIGISPAAIAKAIKRTRALLDDTGHLPEPTATTLTTATEIHEFISSANEFTSEGTVDLRVFPA, encoded by the coding sequence ATGGGCGATTTCATGGTGACCGAGGCGGAGCTTGCGGCGAAGTTCTCGGTGGTGTTGCCGCATCTGGATGAGCGGCAGCGTCGGCTGGTGTTGGGGGCCGAGGCCCGGATGCTGGGCCGCGGTGGTGGTCGGGTGGTGGCGCGGGCGGCGAGAGTGCGTGAAGCGACGGTGTCTCGCGGGGTGAGCGAGCTGGAATCGGGGGCGCCGCCGCTGGGCCGGGTCCGCCAGCCCGGTGGCGGGCGTAAACGGGTGGACGATCTGGATCCTGGGCTGGTGCCGGCGTTGTTGGCGCTGGTCGAACCCGACGAGCGTGGTGATCCGGAATCGCCGTTGCGGTGGACGACGCGCTCGACCCGCAACCTGGCCGCGGTGTTGTGCGATCAAGGCCACCAAGTCTGCGCCGATGTGGTCGCCGGCCTGCTGCGCGAGCAGGGGTTCAGTTTGCAGGCGAATGCGAAAACCCTGGAAGGCAAACAGAACCCGGATCGCGACGCCCAGTTCCGATACATCAACGACCAGGTCAAGGCTCATCAAGTCGCCGGTGAACCGGTGGTCAGTGTCGACACGAAGAAAAAGGAGCTGATCGGCCAGTTCGCTAACGCCGGAGGTGAATGGCGGCCGAAAGGCGATCCGGTGCAGGTCAACACCCATGATTTCCCCAGTTCTGCGGTGGGCAAGGCGATTCCGTACGGGATCTACGACCCGACAGCGAATACCGGGTGGGTCAACGTCGGCACCGACCACGACACCGCCACGTTCGCCGTGGCGTCGCTGCGTCGCTGGTGGGTCAGCGTCGGCGCAACCGCCTACCCCGAGGCGACACACCTGCTGATCACCGCTGATGCCGGCGGATCCAACAGCTACCGCACCCGAGCCTGGAAGACCGAACTCGCCGCGCTCGCCGCCGAGATCGGCCTGCAGATCACCGTCTGTCATTTTCCGCCCGGTACTTCCAAATGGAACGCCATCGAGCATCGCCTGTTCTCCCACATCTCCACCAACTGGCGCGGACGTCCCTTGACCAGCCACGACGTCGTCATCAACACGATCGCCGCGACCAGGACCCGCACCGGGCTGAGCGTGGGAGCACAACTCGATGCCGGCACTTACCCGACCGGCGTCACCGTCAGCGACGCCCAACTCGCCGCCATTCCGATCACCCGCCACGACTGGCACGGCGAATGGAACTACACCATCAACCCCGAACCCCTCACCCCCACAGCAGAATCGGGCACCAGCGACAACACCGCCACCGCGACCGGGCGGCAACGCGACGACCTGCTCTGGCTCCACGCACCCGAACTGACCGGCCTCCCACCCGGCCAACTCGCCCAGCTCGTCACCGCGCTCACTCCCAAAGACCAGGCCGGCCGCCGCGCCCAGGCAAACGGCCGCCACCCCGCCACCTCCCTCGCCGACCGCGTCGCCATCACCCTGCAGAAACAACGCTTCTCCACACCCCTGACCGTGCTCGCCGAACTCATCGGAATCAGCCCCGCCGCCATCGCCAAAGCCATCAAACGCACCCGCGCCCTCCTCGACGACACCGGCCACCTGCCCGAACCGACAGCAACCACCCTCACCACCGCCACAGAGATACACGAATTCATCTCTAGCGCAAATGAATTCACCTCCGAAGGGACTGTGGATTTAAGGGTGTTTCCGGCCTGA
- a CDS encoding MarR family winged helix-turn-helix transcriptional regulator: MNTATEFGRLIGPLRRAVLRTRRSDDLPDLPEAQIELLRALSGAGPLTPREVAARLRVAPSTVSNLVRTMTASGLIERTPSSTDLRTVHLAASPRALDLLDRYDRVSTGALQGALDQLTPQSREALDRALPALAELLATLEDGRG, from the coding sequence ATGAACACCGCGACCGAGTTCGGGCGACTCATAGGCCCGCTGCGCCGGGCCGTACTGCGCACACGCCGCTCCGACGACCTGCCCGACCTCCCCGAGGCCCAGATCGAGCTGCTGCGGGCGCTGTCCGGCGCCGGCCCGCTCACCCCGCGCGAGGTCGCCGCCCGGCTGCGGGTGGCACCGTCCACCGTCAGCAACCTGGTCCGCACGATGACCGCCTCCGGCCTCATCGAACGCACGCCCTCGTCAACAGACCTGCGCACCGTCCACCTCGCGGCCTCCCCCCGGGCCCTCGACCTGCTGGACCGCTACGACCGCGTGAGCACCGGCGCGCTGCAGGGCGCACTGGACCAGCTCACCCCACAGAGCCGAGAAGCCCTCGACCGGGCCCTGCCCGCACTCGCCGAGTTGCTCGCCACGCTGGAGGACGGACGCGGCTGA
- a CDS encoding phenolic acid decarboxylase, with product MTSNGAHETTVQNPVPPQDLSGIVGHRFIYTYANGWQYEMYVKNATTIDYRIHSGMVGGRWVKDQQVDLVQMDDDIYKIAWNEPTGTSVAVDVMPTKRRLHGVIFFPHWVEEHGERTVCYQNDHLDEMRKYRDQGPTYPIYVVPEFAKITLFEYVGAADDTVISIAPGDLPEGWSNRTN from the coding sequence ATGACCAGCAACGGAGCACACGAGACCACCGTCCAGAACCCCGTTCCGCCGCAGGACCTGTCCGGGATCGTCGGCCACCGCTTCATCTACACCTACGCCAACGGCTGGCAGTACGAGATGTACGTGAAGAACGCCACCACCATCGACTACCGCATCCACAGCGGCATGGTCGGCGGCCGCTGGGTCAAGGACCAGCAGGTCGACCTCGTCCAGATGGACGACGACATCTACAAGATCGCCTGGAACGAGCCCACCGGCACCTCGGTCGCCGTCGACGTGATGCCCACCAAGCGGCGCCTGCACGGCGTGATCTTCTTCCCGCACTGGGTCGAGGAGCACGGCGAGCGCACCGTCTGCTACCAGAACGACCACCTGGACGAGATGCGCAAGTACCGCGACCAGGGCCCGACCTACCCGATCTACGTGGTCCCCGAGTTCGCGAAGATCACCCTCTTCGAGTACGTCGGCGCCGCCGACGACACCGTCATCTCCATCGCCCCGGGAGACCTTCCGGAGGGC